A region of Chloroflexota bacterium DNA encodes the following proteins:
- a CDS encoding dTMP kinase encodes MTVGIFISFEGPDGSGKTTQINLLGRWLRELGYDVLITREPGGTEIGDRIRAILLDPSHTEMCPEAEVLLFSAARAQIVREVIRPHLDGGGWVLCDRYADSTLAYQGYGRGLNLEMLRVITEFATDGLKPDLTVCLDLPVEEGLRRRRQARGAEWNRLDAEQLAFHRRVRQGYLDMAAADPGRWLVLDARQPIDVLQRVIRERLARRFHMPARAVDATEGSVAS; translated from the coding sequence GTGACCGTGGGGATCTTCATCTCCTTTGAGGGGCCGGATGGCAGCGGCAAGACGACGCAGATCAACCTGCTGGGGCGGTGGCTGCGCGAGCTCGGCTATGACGTGTTGATCACGCGGGAGCCCGGCGGGACGGAGATCGGCGATCGCATCCGGGCGATCCTGTTGGACCCGTCGCATACGGAGATGTGCCCCGAGGCGGAGGTGCTGTTGTTCTCGGCCGCCCGGGCCCAGATCGTGCGGGAGGTCATTCGCCCTCATCTGGACGGGGGGGGATGGGTGCTGTGCGATCGGTACGCTGACTCCACGTTGGCGTATCAGGGATATGGGCGGGGACTGAACCTGGAGATGCTGCGCGTCATCACGGAGTTCGCCACGGATGGGTTGAAGCCGGATCTCACCGTCTGCCTGGATCTCCCGGTGGAGGAGGGTTTGAGGCGACGGCGTCAGGCCAGGGGCGCGGAGTGGAATCGGCTGGATGCGGAGCAGCTGGCCTTTCATCGTCGTGTGCGCCAGGGGTATCTGGATATGGCGGCCGCCGATCCGGGGCGGTGGCTGGTGCTGGACGCGCGGCAGCCCATCGATGTCTTGCAGCGGGTCATCCGGGAACGGTTGGCGAGGCGCTTTCACATGCCCGCCCGAGCCGTCGATGCGACAGAAGGGAGTGTGGCATCATGA
- a CDS encoding zinc ribbon domain-containing protein, whose amino-acid sequence MPIYEYRCHHCGRRVSLLWRSFSEAERGNPKCPRCGSRDLTRLVSRVNTLRSEESRLEDLADPDFLGDLDENDPRSIGRWMRKMSQELGEDLGDEFNEVVERLEAGESPEEIEKEMPDLAGGGGDWDSGSDFGIGSVDDDL is encoded by the coding sequence ATGCCGATCTATGAATACCGCTGCCACCACTGTGGCCGCCGGGTCAGTTTGCTATGGCGCAGCTTCTCGGAGGCGGAGCGCGGGAATCCCAAGTGCCCCCGCTGCGGAAGCCGGGATCTCACCCGTCTGGTCTCCCGGGTGAACACGTTGCGCTCCGAGGAGAGCCGTCTGGAGGATCTGGCCGATCCCGACTTCCTGGGCGATCTGGATGAGAACGACCCGCGGTCCATCGGGCGCTGGATGCGCAAGATGAGCCAGGAGCTGGGCGAGGATCTGGGCGATGAGTTCAACGAGGTCGTGGAACGCCTAGAAGCAGGCGAAAGCCCGGAAGAGATCGAAAAAGAGATGCCGGACCTGGCCGGGGGTGGAGGCGATTGGGATAGTGGATCGGACTTCGGCATTGGCTCCGTAGACGATGATCTCTAG
- a CDS encoding guanylate kinase: MTVAESPEESIDALYAKFAAPRPVLVVVSGPSGVGKDATLKRMKERGYPFYFVVTATTRPRRPGEVDGVDYHFVSMAEFASMIERDELLEYAIVYGDYKGIPKQHVRDALASGQDVVMRLDVQGAATIRSLVPQAVTIFLMPESEEELVARLQQRKADPPDKLKIRIATARKEMLRVHEFDYVVINREGQLDETVDQVVAIIQAEKHRVDWEPVVL, encoded by the coding sequence ATGACCGTCGCCGAATCGCCTGAAGAGAGCATTGATGCGCTGTATGCCAAGTTCGCCGCCCCGCGCCCGGTCCTGGTGGTGGTCTCCGGGCCCTCCGGCGTGGGCAAGGATGCCACCTTGAAGCGGATGAAGGAGCGCGGGTACCCGTTCTACTTCGTCGTCACGGCGACGACCCGGCCGCGGCGCCCCGGCGAGGTGGATGGTGTGGATTATCACTTCGTGTCCATGGCCGAGTTTGCATCCATGATCGAGCGGGATGAGTTGCTGGAATATGCCATCGTGTACGGCGATTATAAGGGGATTCCCAAGCAGCACGTGCGAGATGCGCTGGCCAGCGGCCAGGATGTGGTCATGCGCCTCGACGTGCAGGGGGCGGCCACCATTCGCAGCCTGGTGCCGCAGGCGGTGACGATCTTCCTCATGCCGGAGTCGGAGGAGGAATTGGTCGCACGCTTGCAGCAGCGAAAGGCGGATCCCCCGGATAAGCTGAAGATCCGGATCGCGACGGCCCGGAAGGAGATGTTGCGGGTACATGAGTTCGATTACGTGGTGATCAACCGCGAGGGGCAGTTGGACGAGACGGTGGATCAGGTGGTGGCGATTATCCAGGCGGAGAAGCATCGGGTGGATTGGGAGCCGGTGGTCCTATGA